The region ACACTTATGATTTAATCTCGCCACTTGACAAAGTTgttcagaagttaaaaaaaatttttttttcttataccaACACTGCTCTGAGCTACCTGCAGCAGCCCAGAGTTCAACGAAGGCATTCATGCCCTCTTGGCTGCTCAGCCAACAATATGCTCAGTCCACATcccctgtgtgtctgtgcacaTTTGAGAAAGCCAAGGTTTAGCTGGACTGAGTTTACAGAACTGCACAACCGTATGAGGAGTGCCAGCCTTGGGTATCTGAAACGGAACAGATACTCAATTGTGACATCAGAGTGGTTTTTAAGGAAGTGTGGTATGGTGGTGGTAAGAGCAGCACCCCATACCGCATGGACAGGGAGACACCACCTGGGAGCAGCCctctcccccactcccaccctgcaGGTGAGCTGACAGGCAGCAGGCTCCCCTGCTGATGACCACACAGATGGGGCCCTGGGTCGGGCTGTACAAGTTTCTCACAAGAGTCAAAATAATCAGCCCCTCCTTCCCTTTAATTCCtgaaattttcaataaaatacatGATACTCCTAGACCCACCTCAGTCCCATCAGCAGGCCCTGAGATTATAAGAATCCTGGACATAGGCTAAACCCAAGGTCAAGGCCAAGTGGCACCTAAGGCCCAGGACCCCCACAATGCCCTTCAAGCTTAAAAGTGCATCTTAAAATATAAGCATTTGTAAACAAAATCGCCCCCCACTTACAAGGTTAACAACTAGTGCCTTTGCTTAACTCCAAGTATACTCTTTGAAGCCACCTAGCTGAGTGATGCTTATGTCCCACCTATTAATTTGGGTAagtgattttcaaattttttttttattctggagATTAAAGACACTAAATCTTTAACCTTGAAGGGCAGGCAAAAGGTCGGCTATGCTGTCAACATAGAAGTCAGGGACCATTTTCTTCTTAGACATGCAGTCGCTTTCCTGATTACTCTTCACATCCCCTAGAGTGGAGACCCCAGTGAGGGTCAGGATGGTCTTCAGACCACAGGTGACGCCCAGGAGGATGTCTGTGTCCAAGCGATCACCCACCATGACGGTGCGCTCCGGGTTGATGCCATATTCCTGGGACACGCAGTCGAAGATGAAGCGGCTGGGCTTCCCTATGATGTCGGCTTGGCGCTGGGCGGCCATCTCCACGGCTCGGACCAGACAGCCcgtacctgcgaggcggagagggaggggaggagagtgcCCGGGGTCAGAGGACGGGAGgggctggccgcccgccctccaGCCTTCCGCCCCCAGGGCGCACGGACCCGCGATGAAGCGGCCGTTCTCCAGTGGGAGCCGGTTGTCCATGTTGGTGCCCACGAGCAGGCAGCTGGGCTGCTGCAGGTAGCGCACGGCCTTGGTGAGCTTCATGTAGCTGAAGTGCGGGTCGAATCCCACCACCACGGCGCGCACATCGGGCTCGAGCGGTGCGTCCAGCCAGGCGCTGGGGGAGTCGCCCTGCAGAGGCTCGGGCCCCACGCCCACGCAGGTGACGCCCACGGCCTCCAGCTCCGCGGCCAGGGCCGCGCTGCCCAGCACGTAGGCCTTGGGGGCCGGCGGGCCGGCTAGGCGCTGGCGCAGGTAGAGCGCGGTGCAGTAGGCCGTGCCGAAGATTTCGCTGCTGGCTCCAGGCCCCGCCGGGCCGCCGAAGCCCAGGCGCCGCAGTTTCTCGGCGTAGGCCTCGCGGGTCTTGCTGCTATTGTTGGTGATGAAGCCGAGGCGCTTGCCGCGGGCCCGCAGCGCCGTCAGGGCCTCGGGCGCGCCGGGCACTGCTGTCTCACCGCGCCACAGCACGCCGTCGCAGTCGAACAGCACCGTGTCCACGTCGGCCAGCAGCACCTGGGCCCGCTCGGCGCTCAGCCGCACGCAGCGGGCGTCGTCGCCGCCGGCCTCCGCTTCCGCCATAGCCGCCTGCCGCTGCCGCCACCGGCTgcagccgccgcccgccgccgccaccgGCCACCCGCTCCTCGTAGCAGCCGCCCGCCGctgcgcccgccccgcccccggcgcgCTCATTGGCCCTGCGCCTAGCGCGTGCCGCCCATTGGACATCGCCTGCGCCAAtccacccccgcctcccccgGGCTGCGGAAGTTCAGCGCCAACCGTCGCGGTCCGACGCGGAGGGGCGGGTGGCTATTGGCTGTCGGGCTCTGGGCGCCCTGGTGATTGGCTGGCAGGGAGCCAACCGGCATTCTGCGTGGAGCGCTCACTGCGGAAATTCGGCGGAGGAGCCCGAGAGTTGGCGCAGGACGTAGGGCAGCTGCTCATTAGCGGAAGCGGCGCAGCTCACCCATTGGAGGCGCGTGGTCAGCCTAGGTGGCGGAAGCCCTTAATCGAGTGACCCCGGGCTGGGCCAGCTGCTGACTGGCTGGCTTGTCTCCGATCTTGCGGGCGGGGCTCACCATAGGGGCACGGCGGGAGGCGGGGGTCGCTGCCCCTGTTTGGGCCGTAGTCACGTCCGCACTTCTgccggggcggggctgggcggtGCCCTCTGCCCGGGACAGTCTCCGGACGAAGTGTCTGCGCGTGGGCGGATTACGGCCATTCCTGAGATTCAGCCCGGGGCTCCTTCCCAGCAAGCTTGGCGGTCTCATTTCCAGTCCTTTGCAAATACTCTTTCCGTGTTCCTTAGTGGTCATGTGAACGAGTAATTGCAAGGCAGTGGGATTTGGGTCTCAGAGAAGGACACTAGTGTCTAGAATACAGCACTCAATTGGCCGCTATCACTATCATTATTAGGTATTATTAACTTTTATTGAGGCAAAACATAAAGTGCATAAATCTTAAGTGTGCAGCTTGGTGGAATTTTTACATACCTATATGCCTGTGTAAACACAATCCAGATCAAGATATAAATCTTACCATCATTCCAGGAAGTTCCTTCAAGTCAGTATCCAGTCAGTAGCAGATACCTCTCCCCCAACCACTTTTCTGACTCCTGTCACAGAGTGAGTCACAGCCTCCTTTGCCTGTTCCAGACCATCTTACCATCAGGATCTCACCCTGGGTACCCCTCTGGGTTTTGCTTCTTTGGATCAACATAATGTCTGTGAAATCCATTCTCagtttttacttgtttgtttgtttaaattacCTCGTGGGCCATTGAAAGAATATACTCCTGTTTGTCTGTTCTCcaggtgatggacatttgggttgtttacagtttggggctattgtaaatgatgtcCCTATGAAGCTTCTGGTTCTACACACTCATTTGTGGTTGTAGGCACTCATTTCTCTTGGGGgtaaatacttaggagtggaatttccAGTTCATAGAGTAGGTGTGTGTTTATTATTAGTTTCACAGGTGGCAGAACAAGAGATTCCTGAGAGCCTATCCTGTGCCAGGTGATCCAGACCCCCAACTCCTAGTGTGTCAAACCCCTGCTCCTCTCTTGGGCCTCAGGTCTCCAGGAAGTCTACTCTGGACCCCTCTCACCCCTAAACCCATAAGATAAAGCCAGTAACCTTAGTTCCTTTAGGGATCTGCTTATTCTTTTGGTCTCAGCTGGgaactcctggagggcaggggccatGGCCCAAAAGGGCAGGGTTTGCAGTGTTCCTGCCTGCTGCAGCCACCTCCAAGGAGGGGAGCACCTTCCCTGCTGTATATTCCCACTCAGTTTTGTTGGTGGAACTGATCCTGGGAAGAACTGAATTTGACAGAAGATCACAAATCCTGCTTTACCCACCCAGAAACATTCAGTGTGTGTGGTACACTGGCTAGAATGGGAAACACTGCTCTGTTCAGCCATAGGCTGGCTGGCGCAATACTTGCATGGTTGCCTTGGTTTACTGGGTACTCAGCAAGCATCTTGGCACTGAGCTCTGCTCCTTACCTGCATTACCTTGTCAGAATCACAGGACAACCCTGAGAGACAGGGACTATTAGTATCCTCatgtatagatgaggaaattgagccaCCAACTGGACAATGCAGAGTTGCAGTTAAATTCAGTTGTGACCCCAAAGCTGAGCTCCGTTTGTTTTAACATCCCCTGTAGGCACAGTGGGAGAGGTAGAACAGCCAGTATCAAGAGAGGGGATGGCTATGGCCAAGGTCCTGAAGAAGGCTGGAAGGTATGGTGTCCTTTATTGGGAAAAACTGCCCTTGGATGAGGTGCCCTGCATCTGGATGAGAGAGGAGCATATTAACGATCACAGTGCatccctgacacacagtaggtgctcagtacaacctgtgaatgaagagtgcCAGGATCTTCCCAAGTGAGGAAGCTATACCACAAGGGGAATGGGGCTTGGACTTAGGTGGTACAAGGACAGACCCTAACTTAATAGCATTGCATGGATTTAAACTGCAGTAGAAAATACAAGTAGCCATTCAATCTGTGTTTTCACAGATGTTATCATTTCTAATGAACTAAGCAAAAAAGGGGGTCATTGAAAAAGGACTGAAGTGGCAAAAAAATTTGAATGTAACCTAAATAATCTTCAACATGgggttggttaaataaattaaaatacatccAAGGAATGGAGATTGGGCAGCCATCATAAAGGACAATGTAGTTCCTGGCAGGCTCTGGTCACAGGAAGTCCAGTATTGACTGTAAAACACACAGTGTGCAGCTGAAGCCCACGAtgagggcagggtggggaagAAGGCCACTTGGTGGAAGGGAGGCTTTGGGGAAGGGAGAAAGCCTGCCCCGGCCACTCTGCCTTCAGTGACTTCAGAACCATCCACTCCCATGCCTGCTGGTTTGCCTGGGCTCCAGCTGAGGCATGGCCCAGAGCTCATTAGGTCAGGATTCCCTTTTCTGACCCCCAGGGAGTATTCAGGCAGGAGCCCTGGCCTGTCAGGGGACAACTCTGTCCCACAGGCTCTGGAGCACAGAGCAGGGCAGGTGGCCTGTCTCCCCTGGACCAGCTCCTCCTCATGTCCTCATGTCCACCCACACCCAGGCTGTCCTCTGTCTTTGAAATCCTTCCCCACTCCATTCCTCTGGGGGTCTTCTTCTAGCTCTCTGATCCTGGCTTCCCCATTACCCCTCAGCATATCTTCAAGTGAAGTGTCCTCCCGGTCCTCTTCTCAGATGCCCCCCACATCCTTCATGCTCCACAAGCATACAGCTGCTCCTCCTCCCATTTGTCTCTCTCAGAGACCGTCCATCTTGGATCTTCCTTTTCTGCCCAGCAGTCAGAGGGATCCTTCTGAAATGCTGACAATCACTCTCTCGGCTTAAACCCCTGCAACGGTGAGCAAGCCCCTTGCAGAAAGCAGCCCCATTGTTACCCTGGCCTGACCTCTGGTGATCTAACCTGTACCCCACACATCCCAGCCCATGCTAGGCCAAGGGTCCTCAGTTCCTCAGCTGGGCAGCTCCAGCATGGAGACAATCTCTTCTTGGTGCCTTTCCCAGGGCAGAGCTGCCTATTTTCTGCCTGGGGCCCTTGCGTCGGTGCTTGGTCTTCCCTGGAGATTGGCCTTTTGGAGGGAACTGGGTCTGATTCACCTGAGTTTCTGGAATCCAGCACTGGGCTGAGCCACAAAGAACAACTGTACTGGGAGAGCACGCACTGTGAGTCTAGGTTTCTAGGACTCTGGACAGCCGTGGGTTAGAGTCTTTGGTCTGCCCTTGGGCAGGTATCCTATCaaatctgtgcctcagtttctgtaACTTCAAAATGGGCATAATTGGTATCTTAAATGAGATCCTGTAAAGCCCTTAGCTTCAAAGAGCTAAATACGacctttaaaagaataaaaggaacttgtacataacagcactattcacaacagtaGAAagggtggaaacaactcaaatgtgctagatgaataaataaattgatctatccatataatggagtattacttagccataaaaatgaatgaagttctGCTGCATGCTACAAcctggatgaacctcaaaaacattaagtGAAGGCAACCAGATGCAAAAGACCACAGgtgtattccatttatatgaaatgcccagaaaagacaaatctatagagaaaagaaatggttgccaagggctgggggcaggggagaatggggagtgactgctaataggtACAGGTTTCCTTTTGGAATGATGACAATGTTCTGGAACTACGTGTCGATGCtggttgcacaacattatgaatgtattGTCACTAGCGGTAAATTTCATGTGTACTTATCACAACTCGAAAACTACAAAAGAATACAGGCTTAGTGAAGCTACCCGTGAGCCATCCCCAACTCGGGTTTTCTCCTATGACTGGGGCCAACGATCAAAGGTTCTGCCCCCAACAGAGGAGGGTGGTGCGGTGCGGCGCGGCGAGCATCACACTACAGGTCCGAGCTGAAGACGTACCCCGGCAGCAGCCCTCTCGAGCTGGGTTCCTGGCGGGGTATACGCGGCCGCAGCACCCGCCCAGGGGCAGTCCAGTGGAGCCGCCAGCCCACCTCGCCCCTCTTCTCCAGCTAGCAAGCCTTGAAGCGGCTTCCAGGTCCCAGCCCTAGGATCTTCAGGCGTGGCCACACCCCTACTGTGCCAAGGCATGCCCCGCAGGCGATTCCCCCCGACTCCTCCCCTCCGCCTGTCAGTCGGCTCCGCCGTAACCACATCCTTTCCAGGAGTCCCGCCCTGTCTTCTTGAGCCTGGCCCCGCCTCTGCAGCCCCGGGCCACACCCCTAAGGCTCCGCCCCGCCGCCTGCCCGTCAAACCCACCCTGGCCCCGCCCCGTCGTCATCCTCTCTGGGTTCTCTCTCGCTCGCCTTGGCGCGGCCCGTTGTTATGACGACACGGTCGTAAATCCGCCATCTTCCTGCGGCGCGTTGCGACATGGAGGGCGCGATGGCAGTGCGGGTGACGGCCGCGCATACGGCAGAAGCCCGGGCCGAAGCCGGGCGGGAAGCGGGCGAGGGCGGGGtcgcggcggcgtcggcggcctTGGCCCCCGGTGGCTTTCTCGGTCTCCCGGCGCCCTTTAGCGAGGAAGGTAACAGGGCCGGACCAGGCCGGGcgcggctggggtgggggcagctcaGCCCGGGCTGGCGGAGGCCCGGATGGCCTGAGCTACGGGTGCGGCAGACCCTCCCAGACCCGGTTCCTTGCGGACCTCACGGGTCTCATAGCCTTCCACGAGCCTCCCGGTTTCCTCAGACTCTCGGGCCTCTCCTGCCTGGCGCCCATCACCCCCGTGGACGCCAGTGCCCACACACGGATACTTACGGCTCTCCAAGCCACCGGGGCTGTCCGTGTAGACCTCCGCGGACGCCTCCACCGCCAGCCCTGCCCTCAGACTCACGACCCGGCCCCTCTCGGCCGCCCTGtcagggcagggccctgccctccaCCGGGCCCCCTCCCACTGCACCTGTCGGGCCACTAGGGCCCTGGCTGGGGTGTGgctggaggctctgggagggcggggcctcgggtCTTTTCAGGACCCTTGGGGAGGAAGCAGAGCCCAGTACTGGAAAGCTGCAGCCAGCTCTGTCCCAGACCAGACACTTTCTAGCTAGTCAGTCCTGGGCAGGTGACCAcacacctccctgagcctccatgTTCCCTTACAGAATGGGGATGCTGCTGTTGACGATACAGTATGGAGCATTTCCCATGCATCAGCTTTTTTCATCCTCCAGCCAACCCTGGATgccattattatcattgttattattactcccatttattattatttgttattattgttcCCATGAGGAAAATTGAGGTTCAAAGATGTGAAAGTGACCAGGTCATCCAGCTAGTAAGTGTCAAGGACTAGTTGGGTGCCAGGATTGTGGGACTACTCAACTCACTCCCttaacttctgggttctgttgCCTCATAGGATGGTGGTGAGAATCAAAAGAGAGTATGTATGTAAATCTCTGAGAACAGTGCTGGTGACATATCAAGGGCTCATTCACAGGGGCACTGATAGCTTTTGAAGACAGAACTCTTGTCTCTGCCCTCAGAACTTGTCCCATGAGGTTGTAGACTGGACCAGGCAGGGGGAGTTGGCTGATGATATCAGGGAGGTGGTCTTTGTCCTTACAGAATTTGTGTTCTCAGTGCATTTTTTCTTGCTCCTTATTCCAACTTGGGGAGGGGCAGTACCACAGAGGGCAGTGCCAACCTGGAGAGGGGTCCTTTTTGAGGTTGCTGTGCCCAGATAAGGTTTGCCATGGCTTTATCTCAGGGTTACATAGGCTGGGCCTGTCCCCTTCTGTGGTGGGGATTCCTTCAATGGCAACGTGTTGGTGCTGAGTCAGACTCGGTGAGTGGGATGGGAGGAGGGTAGCAGGCACCTGAGTGCTTGGCTTGTGACTGTCAGCCATCTGGAGGTGACTGCCCTTTGTCAGGTGGCCTCCTGTGCGTGAGTCATGGATGCCATTTGGCCTTTTTATCATTAATTCAATAGCCATTGACTGAGCTCCTTCTAGACTCTAAGCCTGGGTTTGACCTTGATGTGGGACTGCATGTGAGGTAGTGGGAGCTGACAGTCTTctaagaaagcagaaggaacatcCCCCATCTCTTGGTGAGAATGGTAGGGTGTCTGGAGTAGACCCTCAGGTTTAGGTTCTGGCCTCAACACTTACCATCTTGGTGGCCTTGAATCTCAAGTCGTTTTCTAGAGTAGGAATAGTCATTTCCATTTCTTCAGGGTGCTAGCAGATTTGGTGATGTCCCCAGTGAGgtggctggcacacagtaggggacTCAGTGAGCAGGAAGTCTCTCCTGCAGGACCTGGGGCAAGCAATGGCTAGTTGGCCCAGATGGTTGAGAGGCTCAGCTGTGGTGGCCCTGAGGTGTGGAGCCCCTCTGGCAAGTTCCACCTTGGGCAACTTCACCAGAGTAGGGAGATTCTGCCTGTTTGAAACCAGTGGAGCACCAAGTCAGAGTGAAAACAGAGTGGTCATGGGTCAGGGTGCCCCACCTCCCCGTTTGCCGAGGGCTGGCCTTGCAGCTAGAGCCCTGTGAGAAGCAGCCCACTAACCCCCTTGTGCCCTGCGCACACATATACTGAGtcggcccattttacagatgagaaaacggatCCAGACATGGTCACTGAAGTGCCCAGGATCACATGCAAACCCCAATAGTCTTAAACCCTAATCCTCCACTGCCCCAGATGGGCTTGGGTGAATCTCTCTGCCTCCTAGCTACTCCCTGGGCCTCTCTCTCCCCTCGTTTCTGAAGTAGGGGCTTTAGATCCCTGCAGTCTTAAGTGTCTGGTCAGGACCACACCCCGCTGGATGGTGCTCTCCCCGAGGTGGGCACTGCTTCAGCAGACCTCCAGGGGATTTTCTCAGAGTGTTCTCAGCCCCTTTGGGAGGGCTGGGCAAGGTGCCTCTGGTTCTCATTCCACCCTTGGGTGGATTTGGCTGGATCTGGAGTCTCCCTCAGGCCCCACTGATGCAGGCTCATTGCAGATGAGGATGATGTACACAGATGCGGCCGCTGCCAGGCGGAGTTCACCACCTTGGAGGACTTTGTTCAGCACAAGCTCCAAAAGGTCTGCCAGCGGGTCCctcaggaagccctgcctgccaCCCCTGCTGCTGCGGCACTGCTGGGCCAGGAGGTGAGGCCCCCCCTACCCTGCCATTGCACATGTGCATGCGCACACCGCTGAGTGCCCTGCTCCCTGGGCTCACCagacagcaggaggaggagaaggaggtgacgTGCTGGCCTAGACCTGTCCAGCTGGGTTCCTCTGACATGGGGCGGGCAGAGGGCAGGCATCCATATATGGGTTGGGGAACTCCTGGCGGTACTCTGGGGTTTCCTGGATGGCCTGGGATGGCTGGTCTTCTTAGCAGCCTCTGGCTGAAGCCTAGGGGCCTGGGGTCGCTCCTTTCTTGGAGCCCAAGGACCTGTCTTGGTTCAGGAGTACTGTGGTGGCTTTTGTCCTTTTGTCTTGTCTCCTGTCCTGTATATACAGTTCCTGGGGATTCCACAAAGTGTGGCTCTATGGGTCCCTGCACCCTGTCACACAAATGGCCAACTTGGTTGTGCCCCATGGGCCCGGGGCTGTGCACACACAGTCTTATTGAGTCCATAGCATCCCCAAGGTCTGGATACGCTCATCATCCTCATCATATGAAAGTGGGAAAGGAGACTCTGAGAGAAGTTGGTTGCCTCAGGTCACCCCCGGGAGTGGTCCAGAGGACAATGGGCCCAGAGTTGTCTCACTCTGACCCTGTGCTCTTTTCCTGCCCTTCCCAGGCGTGtcctctcctccaggaaggccCCGGGCCCCACATCCCTGGGGCCCTTTCCCCTGACCCCCTGGCTGGGGCTGGTGGGTGTAGGTACTCACTTTCCTCTCTGCAGAGCCAGCTGAGCTTCATACTGGAGCTTCTGGTCACTTCGTCCTGGAGTCCTCCTTGAGGGTGATCAGGGCTCCACATGGGGTTCTTGGTGGCCAGAGGCATTAGAATGATGGGGCTGACCCTCAGGCCTGAGTGGAAGGGTGCAGGCTGGGAGTCAGACTCAGAGTGGTGTTCCATTGTGGGAGATGAGAGCCCCCAACCAGCTGTCCACCTGGACATAAACCCAAGCCTGCGTCCTCCAAGCCAAAGGAGCTTTGGAGCCCTGCAAACGAGTCTTCTCTGTCCCGTCCCCCATTGGTAGGTGGTGCCGGcagcagcaggcccagaggaacCCATCACCGTGGCCCACATTGTGGTGGAGGCTGCTGCTCTAACGGCCGACATCAGCCACACACCTGACATTGTCGGTAAGCTGGCTTGGCCTCACTGTGGCTGTTCATGTTGAGGCATCTCTGACCTGGTAGCTGTCCCTGGTCAAGGCTAGAGGTTGGGAACCTCTGCTGCCCATATCCCTCTTCTCCCAAGAGCAAGGCCTggccagggaggggctgaggccTTTTGTACACCTTCCCCGGGACAGGGCCTGCGGGAAGAGCAAGCATAGGGCACCAGGTCCTGCCCTGCTAGGAAAGGGAGAGCCCAGAGCCTGGGCCTCAGGGAGTCTTCACTTTGTATGTGATCAGGAGCTGGCTGCTCTCTCCTGCAGCTTTGCCAGACTGTTTCTGCCCTGGTTCTTCGAGAATCTTCCCCTTttttctgcctcctcccctcctcctgccataGTCAGCTCTGGAGGGTTGGTTGAGGTATGCGTGGGCTATACCTGCTGCTCCATCTCACCCCTGACCTTGGCCTTCACCTCCCCAGTGCTCACTCCTTCTGGCGTAGGGGTGATGATTCCTCACCTGATTCTCACGTGGCTTTTAAGAGCATACAACGCCAAGTCAGGCTCTTTGATGGCTCTTTTAAAGTGCTTCACTCATGTGCTGTAGGGGAGGAGGTGTTGAGAGGTCTGGGTTGGGTCAGTATTCGTTAATAGGGGACTGGTGAGCGTGCATCTGGGACATTCAAAGGGTAGCTCGAGGGAGCGGGGTCTGGGTGTGAGCATGGCAGTGGAGGGATGATGCTgtgggaggctgggaagggaaTGGGCAAGGGCCTGGACAGGCGTGAGAGTAAGCAGCTGGACAGGAAGCAGGTTTGGGCAACAGGTAGAACTTGACCTTGGGAAACACTTGGGACCAGCTGGGCAGGAAGAAAGGGTGGAGGAGACCTCGAGGGAGGGAAACCTCAGAGCAGGTTGTTCTGCCGAAGTCCCACCTCAGGGAGGCAGCAGGACAGCTGTCCCTCTCTCCCACTGTCTTTCCCCTGACATTCCTGCGGACAAGGACAGTTGACTGTTGCCACTCTGGTATAGGAATATTGTCTTGTGGGAGGTGGGGCCATGCTCCAGCCCTGGTGTGGTAGTTTCTGGTGTGGGTGGTGTCATATGGCAAAACACATTCCCTGGGTTCAGACAGCATCTCCAGGCTCTGGCCTCCTGGGTAGCCGGGCCCTTCCAGCCATCCGGCCTCCAGCTGGCCCACGCCCAAGCCTGGGCTGCTCCTTGTGCTCTAGGGGCTCCTCTCTGGGCACCCCCTGCTTCTCTTGCACCTTGGGAGTTTCCCCTTTGCAGGCATCCTAGGTGCCCCACATGTCCCCGTGGTGTCAGCTG is a window of Vicugna pacos chromosome 18, VicPac4, whole genome shotgun sequence DNA encoding:
- the PGP gene encoding glycerol-3-phosphate phosphatase: MAEAEAGGDDARCVRLSAERAQVLLADVDTVLFDCDGVLWRGETAVPGAPEALTALRARGKRLGFITNNSSKTREAYAEKLRRLGFGGPAGPGASSEIFGTAYCTALYLRQRLAGPPAPKAYVLGSAALAAELEAVGVTCVGVGPEPLQGDSPSAWLDAPLEPDVRAVVVGFDPHFSYMKLTKAVRYLQQPSCLLVGTNMDNRLPLENGRFIAGTGCLVRAVEMAAQRQADIIGKPSRFIFDCVSQEYGINPERTVMVGDRLDTDILLGVTCGLKTILTLTGVSTLGDVKSNQESDCMSKKKMVPDFYVDSIADLLPALQG